In one Musa acuminata AAA Group cultivar baxijiao chromosome BXJ2-5, Cavendish_Baxijiao_AAA, whole genome shotgun sequence genomic region, the following are encoded:
- the LOC103985492 gene encoding protein TONSOKU isoform X2, producing MGRGEEEELRAARRGYKEAARVGNHEEKARWANELGDIHKRRGEYVEALRWLRVDYDISSKHLPQKQLLPTCQSIGEVYLRLNRLKEALVYQKKHLQLAKDSDDLIEQQRASTQLGRTYHQIFTETESDHHALRNAKKYFKLAMKIAFTLKETPPSMKSGFFLKEFIDAHNNIGMLEMDLDNYEEAEKILLQGLKICDDEEVSQHDDARSRLHHNLGYLYTELRKWSTAREHIERDILICKKICHLQGEAKGFINLAELHHRVQKYDDAIRCYQKALDLAKCLEDEDALVNQINQNIKTVKEAAKVLEQLNKDEQKLKKLMRATSDARGTSNERKCLLEQNTCLDGLIEKARIIFAWPKHLEFAKRKKRVASELCDKEKLSDSLLAIGESYLKLRNFSKARKWYMKSWNVYRSIGNLEGQALVKINIGQILDASGDWAGALEAFEEGYRIAVQGNLLTVQMTALDNMHYSHMIRFDNVDEARKLQQDIQMLKSLLKEDALKDQQSDYCSETETEGGNLSTDILGLSASQDSDDSAKSRPSLLACVEDLDDDVPLASLGRLSKSSAKIKMSQLDSLGVRTTASSNHAQASSRDLSKSRDDQQHVDRKRVRVVLSDDEADDPDEMNGSRQKLHRSSEYVTAPDRENLFCGTTANKEIQDAPHSSDSKDELSASAPIYIEESTCSFKCKSPNFTVDNEADFGSSNDAGIAIASKSAASWSKLSNVEVADRLQQSQNGAGVDQLVNNRHFVKVKVGHDLIHVDLSSCLEDGNLDIECLKVEVACTYFLQLPEQKRSKGLLPVVGCLMSSGKALGSSEVIEDIEHQPHESMWIDVVIDGWVPKRLMKLYIDSCEKLSESTNMKLLKKLYNLEVSEDEVVVSDCELQDVSVSPFLKALQAHKTLAVLDISHNLLGNETMEKIQQIFNSSTQKYGGLTLDLHCNRFGPTALFQICECSVLSARLEVLNLSENRLTDACSSYLSTILENCKALYSLNIEQCSITTRTVEKVADAINVGSVLSHLSIGRNNPISGNAIVNLLTKLQSLKRFSELSLTGIRLNKAVIDHLCLVAQSSSLTALKLGGTYIRDGAIRVIEAVCTGPQELVRLDLSYCGLTSHAFAEACQGFVLLGGILEMNITGNSINQEVRDALASVLMDPKCSLRSLVLSNCQLGLVGMVQIIQALAENESLEELHLAENADAQEIIPLKSDVGGLEVADSEDEAIMEEQPLLCGPDASCASSCRRRSSACGQPIQELSEAITSARNLQMLNLSRNKFSQEAIDSLYAAWSSPPRCNDGKSRKHVNADIVHFSVNGKKCCGMRPCCTRD from the exons ATGgggagaggggaggaggaggagttgcGGGCGGCGAGGCGGGGGTACAAGGAGGCGGCGAGGGTGGGGAACCACGAGGAGAAGGCGCGGTGGGCGAACGAGCTCGGCGATATCCATAAGCGGCGCGGGGAGTACGTCGAGGCCCTCCGCTGGCTCCGTGTCGACTACGATATCTCGTCCAAGCACCTCCCACAGAAGCAGCTCCTTCCTACCTGTCAATCCATCGGCGAGGTCTACCTCCGCCTCAACCGCTTGAAAGAAGCCCTCGTCTACCAG AAGAAGCATTTACAACTTGCCAAGGATTCTGATGACCTTATTGAGCAGCAAAGAGCAAGCACACAACTTGGTCGAACTTATCATCAAATATTTACAGAAACTGAAAGTGATCATCATGCATTGCGAAatgcaaaaaaatatttcaaattagcCATGAAAATTGCATTTACTCTGAAAGAGACTCCTCCATCTATGAAATCTGGCTTCTTTCTCAAGGAATTCATAGATGCACATAACAATATCGGTATGCTTGAGATGGACCTTGATAATTATGAGGAAGCTGAAAAGATTCTTCTCCAAGGTTTAAAGATATGTGATGATGAAGAGGTTAGTCAACATGATGATGCCCGCAGCAGGCTTCATCATAATCTTGGATATCTATATACTGAACTGCGGAAGTGGAGTACTGCCAGGGAGCACATTGAGAGAGACATCTTAATTTGTAAAAAAATTTGCCACCTGCAAGGTGAAGCTAAGGGCTTTATCAATCTTGCAGAGCTGCATCATCGAGTtcagaaatatgatgatgcaaTCCGTTGTTATCAGAAGGCACTGGATTTGGCAAAATGCTTGGAAGATGAAGATGCATTAGTTAATCAGATCAATCAGAATATCAAAACTGTCAAGGAAGCAGCTAAGGTGTTGGAGCAGTTGAATAAAGATGAACAGAAACTTAAAAAGTTGATGAGGGCCACATCTGATGCTCGTGGAACTTCAAATGAGAGAAAATGCCTCTTAGAGCAGAATACTTGCCTCGATGGTCTGATTGAAAAGGCTCGCATCATATTTGCATGGCCAAAA CATCTAGAGTTTGCTAAAAGGAAGAAAAGGGTGGCAAGTGAACTTTGTGACAAGGAAAAACTAAGTGATTCTCTTCTGGCTATTGGGGAGTCTTACCTGAAGCTTAGGAACTTCAGCAAAGCCCGCAAGTGGTACATGAAAAGTTGGAATGTGTACAGGTCAATTGGGAACTTGGAG GGACAAGCACTGGTCAAGATAAATATTGGGCAGATATTGGATGCCTCTGGTGACTGGGCTGGTGCATTGGAGGCATTTGAGGAGGGTTACAG AATTGCAGTTCAAGGTAATCTGCTAACCGTACAGATGACTGCACTTGACAACATGCACTACAGTCACATGATTAGATTTGACAATGTTGATGAAGCCAG GAAATTGCAGCAGGACATTCAGATGTTGAAGTCTTTACTAAAAGAAGATGCCTTAAAGGACCAGCAAAGTGATTATTGCTCTGAAACTGAAACAGAAGGTGGCAATTTATCTACTGATATTCTTGGTTTGTCTGCATCACAAGATTCAGATGATTCTGCTAAAAGCAGGCCTAGCCTTCTTGCTTGTGTTgaggatcttgatgatgatgttcctCTGGCATCACTTGGCCGTTTGAGTAAGAGTTCAGCAAAAATCAAGATGTCTCAGTTAGATTCTCTTGGTGTGAGGACTACTGCATCATCTAATCATGCTCAAGCTTCCTCCAGAGATTTAAGTAAGTCTCGTGATGATCAACAGCACGTTGATCGTAAGCGTGTTCGTGTTGTTCTTTCTGATGATGAAGCTGATGATCCTGATGAGATGAATGGGTCAAGGCAAAAACTTCATAGATCCAGTGAGTACGTAACTGCTCCTGACAGAG AAAACTTATTTTGTGGAACAACTGCTAACAAAGAAATCCAG GATGCTCCGCATAGCTCTGATTCCAAAGATGAACTTAGTGCCTCTGCGCCTATTTATATTGAAGAAAGTACTTGCTCTTTCAAATGCAAAAGCCCCAATTTCACTGTCGATAATGAAGCAGattttggatcttcaaatgaTGCTGGAATAGCAATTGCGTCAAAATCTGCAGCTAGTTGGTCCAAATTGAGCAACGTTGAAGTTGCTGATAGACTTCAGCAGAGCCAGAATGGTGCAGGTGTTGACCAATTGGTAAATAACCGTCAT TTTGTCAAAGTTAAAGTTGgtcatgatctaatccatgttgaTCTAAGTTCCTGCCTGGAAGATGGCAATCTGGACATTGAATGCCTGAAAGTTGAAGTTGCTTGTACATATTTCCTTCAGCTTCCTGAGCAGAAAAGGTCCAAAG GTTTGCTTCCAGTAGTTGGATGTTTGATGAGCTCTGGTAAAGCATTAGGTTCCTCAGAAGTGATTGAAGACATTGAGCACCAACCCCATGAAAGTATGTGGATTGATGTGGTTATTGATG GATGGGTCCCAAAACGCCTTATGAAGCTGTACATTGATTCTTGTGAGAAATTATCTGAATCAACCAATATGAAGTTGCTAAAGAAATTGTATAACCTGGAG GTCTCAGAGGACGAAGTTGTAGTATCTGATTGTGAATTGCAAGATGTATCTGTATCACCTTTCCTAAAAGCTCTTCAAGCACATAAAACACTTGCTGTGCTGGATATTTCCCATAATCTGTTAG GTAATGAGACTATGGAGAAGATTCAACAAATATTCAATTCATCAACCCAAAAGTATGGTGGTTTGACTCTGGACTTGCATTGTAATCGGTTTGGTCCAACTGCATTATTCCAG ATATGTGAATGCTCCGTCCTCTCTGCTCGTTTAGAAGTGCTTAATCTGTCTGAAAATCGGCTAACAGATGCATGCAGTTCTTATCTCTCTACTATATTAGAGAATTGCAAAG CACTTTATAGTTTGAACATAGAACAATGCTCCATCACAACTAGAACAGTTGAGAAAGTTGCTGATGCAATAAACGTTGGATCTGTGCTATCACATCTTTCAATAG GTAGGAATAACCCAATATCTGGAAATGCAATTGTAAATTTGTTAACCAAACTTCAATCCTTGAAAAG ATTTTCAGAACTGAGCCTGACTGGTATAAGATTAAACAAGGCTGTGATTGATCATCTCTGCCTAGTCGCTCAATCATCAAGTCTCACTGCATTGAAGCTTGGCGGAACTTATATTAGA GATGGAGCAATAAGGGTAATCGAGGCAGTATGCACTGGACCTCAAGAGTTGGTGAGGTTGGATCTGTCAtattgtggactgacatctcatgCTTTTGCCGAAGCATGCCAAGGCTTCGTTCTACTCGGTGGCATTCTGGAGATGAACATCACAGGAAACTCCATTAACCAAGAG GTCCGTGATGCTTTGGCATCAGTGCTTATGGACCCCAAATGCAGCCTCAGATCTCTTGTCCTGAGTAACTGCCAACTAGGACTGGTGGGAATGGTTCAGATAATTCAGGCATTAGCAG AGAATGAATCGTTGGAAGAGCTCCATCTAGCTGAGAACGCAGATGCCCAGGAAATAATTCCGCTGAAGTCTGATGTTGGTGGACTTGAAGTTGCTGACAGTGAAGATGAAGCAATCATGGAGGAGCAACCCCTCTTGTGCGGCCCTGATGCAAGCTGCGCAAGCTCATGCCGGAGGAGGTCGTCCGCGTGTGGCCAACCGATTCAGGAGCTGTCAGAGGCAATCACTTCTGCAAGAAATCTACAGATGCTAAATCTGAGTCGAAACAAGTTCTCACAAGAAGCTATTGACTCGCTATATGCGGCTTGGTCATCACCACCAAGATGCAATGATGGAAAGAGCCGTAAGCACGTTAACGCGGATATAGTACATTTCTCCGTCAATGGAAAGAAGTGTTGTGGTATGAGACCCTGCTGCACAAGAGATTGA
- the LOC103985492 gene encoding protein TONSOKU isoform X1, whose amino-acid sequence MGRGEEEELRAARRGYKEAARVGNHEEKARWANELGDIHKRRGEYVEALRWLRVDYDISSKHLPQKQLLPTCQSIGEVYLRLNRLKEALVYQKKHLQLAKDSDDLIEQQRASTQLGRTYHQIFTETESDHHALRNAKKYFKLAMKIAFTLKETPPSMKSGFFLKEFIDAHNNIGMLEMDLDNYEEAEKILLQGLKICDDEEVSQHDDARSRLHHNLGYLYTELRKWSTAREHIERDILICKKICHLQGEAKGFINLAELHHRVQKYDDAIRCYQKALDLAKCLEDEDALVNQINQNIKTVKEAAKVLEQLNKDEQKLKKLMRATSDARGTSNERKCLLEQNTCLDGLIEKARIIFAWPKHLEFAKRKKRVASELCDKEKLSDSLLAIGESYLKLRNFSKARKWYMKSWNVYRSIGNLEGQALVKINIGQILDASGDWAGALEAFEEGYRIAVQGNLLTVQMTALDNMHYSHMIRFDNVDEARKLQQDIQMLKSLLKEDALKDQQSDYCSETETEGGNLSTDILGLSASQDSDDSAKSRPSLLACVEDLDDDVPLASLGRLSKSSAKIKMSQLDSLGVRTTASSNHAQASSRDLSKSRDDQQHVDRKRVRVVLSDDEADDPDEMNGSRQKLHRSSEYVTAPDRENLFCGTTANKEIQDAPHSSDSKDELSASAPIYIEESTCSFKCKSPNFTVDNEADFGSSNDAGIAIASKSAASWSKLSNVEVADRLQQSQNGAGVDQLVNNRHFVKVKVGHDLIHVDLSSCLEDGNLDIECLKVEVACTYFLQLPEQKRSKGLLPVVGCLMSSGKALGSSEVIEDIEHQPHESMWIDVVIDGWVPKRLMKLYIDSCEKLSESTNMKLLKKLYNLEVSEDEVVVSDCELQDVSVSPFLKALQAHKTLAVLDISHNLLGNETMEKIQQIFNSSTQKYGGLTLDLHCNRFGPTALFQICECSVLSARLEVLNLSENRLTDACSSYLSTILENCKALYSLNIEQCSITTRTVEKVADAINVGSVLSHLSIGRNNPISGNAIVNLLTKLQSLKRFSELSLTGIRLNKAVIDHLCLVAQSSSLTALKLGGTYIRVDGAIRVIEAVCTGPQELVRLDLSYCGLTSHAFAEACQGFVLLGGILEMNITGNSINQEVRDALASVLMDPKCSLRSLVLSNCQLGLVGMVQIIQALAENESLEELHLAENADAQEIIPLKSDVGGLEVADSEDEAIMEEQPLLCGPDASCASSCRRRSSACGQPIQELSEAITSARNLQMLNLSRNKFSQEAIDSLYAAWSSPPRCNDGKSRKHVNADIVHFSVNGKKCCGMRPCCTRD is encoded by the exons ATGgggagaggggaggaggaggagttgcGGGCGGCGAGGCGGGGGTACAAGGAGGCGGCGAGGGTGGGGAACCACGAGGAGAAGGCGCGGTGGGCGAACGAGCTCGGCGATATCCATAAGCGGCGCGGGGAGTACGTCGAGGCCCTCCGCTGGCTCCGTGTCGACTACGATATCTCGTCCAAGCACCTCCCACAGAAGCAGCTCCTTCCTACCTGTCAATCCATCGGCGAGGTCTACCTCCGCCTCAACCGCTTGAAAGAAGCCCTCGTCTACCAG AAGAAGCATTTACAACTTGCCAAGGATTCTGATGACCTTATTGAGCAGCAAAGAGCAAGCACACAACTTGGTCGAACTTATCATCAAATATTTACAGAAACTGAAAGTGATCATCATGCATTGCGAAatgcaaaaaaatatttcaaattagcCATGAAAATTGCATTTACTCTGAAAGAGACTCCTCCATCTATGAAATCTGGCTTCTTTCTCAAGGAATTCATAGATGCACATAACAATATCGGTATGCTTGAGATGGACCTTGATAATTATGAGGAAGCTGAAAAGATTCTTCTCCAAGGTTTAAAGATATGTGATGATGAAGAGGTTAGTCAACATGATGATGCCCGCAGCAGGCTTCATCATAATCTTGGATATCTATATACTGAACTGCGGAAGTGGAGTACTGCCAGGGAGCACATTGAGAGAGACATCTTAATTTGTAAAAAAATTTGCCACCTGCAAGGTGAAGCTAAGGGCTTTATCAATCTTGCAGAGCTGCATCATCGAGTtcagaaatatgatgatgcaaTCCGTTGTTATCAGAAGGCACTGGATTTGGCAAAATGCTTGGAAGATGAAGATGCATTAGTTAATCAGATCAATCAGAATATCAAAACTGTCAAGGAAGCAGCTAAGGTGTTGGAGCAGTTGAATAAAGATGAACAGAAACTTAAAAAGTTGATGAGGGCCACATCTGATGCTCGTGGAACTTCAAATGAGAGAAAATGCCTCTTAGAGCAGAATACTTGCCTCGATGGTCTGATTGAAAAGGCTCGCATCATATTTGCATGGCCAAAA CATCTAGAGTTTGCTAAAAGGAAGAAAAGGGTGGCAAGTGAACTTTGTGACAAGGAAAAACTAAGTGATTCTCTTCTGGCTATTGGGGAGTCTTACCTGAAGCTTAGGAACTTCAGCAAAGCCCGCAAGTGGTACATGAAAAGTTGGAATGTGTACAGGTCAATTGGGAACTTGGAG GGACAAGCACTGGTCAAGATAAATATTGGGCAGATATTGGATGCCTCTGGTGACTGGGCTGGTGCATTGGAGGCATTTGAGGAGGGTTACAG AATTGCAGTTCAAGGTAATCTGCTAACCGTACAGATGACTGCACTTGACAACATGCACTACAGTCACATGATTAGATTTGACAATGTTGATGAAGCCAG GAAATTGCAGCAGGACATTCAGATGTTGAAGTCTTTACTAAAAGAAGATGCCTTAAAGGACCAGCAAAGTGATTATTGCTCTGAAACTGAAACAGAAGGTGGCAATTTATCTACTGATATTCTTGGTTTGTCTGCATCACAAGATTCAGATGATTCTGCTAAAAGCAGGCCTAGCCTTCTTGCTTGTGTTgaggatcttgatgatgatgttcctCTGGCATCACTTGGCCGTTTGAGTAAGAGTTCAGCAAAAATCAAGATGTCTCAGTTAGATTCTCTTGGTGTGAGGACTACTGCATCATCTAATCATGCTCAAGCTTCCTCCAGAGATTTAAGTAAGTCTCGTGATGATCAACAGCACGTTGATCGTAAGCGTGTTCGTGTTGTTCTTTCTGATGATGAAGCTGATGATCCTGATGAGATGAATGGGTCAAGGCAAAAACTTCATAGATCCAGTGAGTACGTAACTGCTCCTGACAGAG AAAACTTATTTTGTGGAACAACTGCTAACAAAGAAATCCAG GATGCTCCGCATAGCTCTGATTCCAAAGATGAACTTAGTGCCTCTGCGCCTATTTATATTGAAGAAAGTACTTGCTCTTTCAAATGCAAAAGCCCCAATTTCACTGTCGATAATGAAGCAGattttggatcttcaaatgaTGCTGGAATAGCAATTGCGTCAAAATCTGCAGCTAGTTGGTCCAAATTGAGCAACGTTGAAGTTGCTGATAGACTTCAGCAGAGCCAGAATGGTGCAGGTGTTGACCAATTGGTAAATAACCGTCAT TTTGTCAAAGTTAAAGTTGgtcatgatctaatccatgttgaTCTAAGTTCCTGCCTGGAAGATGGCAATCTGGACATTGAATGCCTGAAAGTTGAAGTTGCTTGTACATATTTCCTTCAGCTTCCTGAGCAGAAAAGGTCCAAAG GTTTGCTTCCAGTAGTTGGATGTTTGATGAGCTCTGGTAAAGCATTAGGTTCCTCAGAAGTGATTGAAGACATTGAGCACCAACCCCATGAAAGTATGTGGATTGATGTGGTTATTGATG GATGGGTCCCAAAACGCCTTATGAAGCTGTACATTGATTCTTGTGAGAAATTATCTGAATCAACCAATATGAAGTTGCTAAAGAAATTGTATAACCTGGAG GTCTCAGAGGACGAAGTTGTAGTATCTGATTGTGAATTGCAAGATGTATCTGTATCACCTTTCCTAAAAGCTCTTCAAGCACATAAAACACTTGCTGTGCTGGATATTTCCCATAATCTGTTAG GTAATGAGACTATGGAGAAGATTCAACAAATATTCAATTCATCAACCCAAAAGTATGGTGGTTTGACTCTGGACTTGCATTGTAATCGGTTTGGTCCAACTGCATTATTCCAG ATATGTGAATGCTCCGTCCTCTCTGCTCGTTTAGAAGTGCTTAATCTGTCTGAAAATCGGCTAACAGATGCATGCAGTTCTTATCTCTCTACTATATTAGAGAATTGCAAAG CACTTTATAGTTTGAACATAGAACAATGCTCCATCACAACTAGAACAGTTGAGAAAGTTGCTGATGCAATAAACGTTGGATCTGTGCTATCACATCTTTCAATAG GTAGGAATAACCCAATATCTGGAAATGCAATTGTAAATTTGTTAACCAAACTTCAATCCTTGAAAAG ATTTTCAGAACTGAGCCTGACTGGTATAAGATTAAACAAGGCTGTGATTGATCATCTCTGCCTAGTCGCTCAATCATCAAGTCTCACTGCATTGAAGCTTGGCGGAACTTATATTAGAGTT GATGGAGCAATAAGGGTAATCGAGGCAGTATGCACTGGACCTCAAGAGTTGGTGAGGTTGGATCTGTCAtattgtggactgacatctcatgCTTTTGCCGAAGCATGCCAAGGCTTCGTTCTACTCGGTGGCATTCTGGAGATGAACATCACAGGAAACTCCATTAACCAAGAG GTCCGTGATGCTTTGGCATCAGTGCTTATGGACCCCAAATGCAGCCTCAGATCTCTTGTCCTGAGTAACTGCCAACTAGGACTGGTGGGAATGGTTCAGATAATTCAGGCATTAGCAG AGAATGAATCGTTGGAAGAGCTCCATCTAGCTGAGAACGCAGATGCCCAGGAAATAATTCCGCTGAAGTCTGATGTTGGTGGACTTGAAGTTGCTGACAGTGAAGATGAAGCAATCATGGAGGAGCAACCCCTCTTGTGCGGCCCTGATGCAAGCTGCGCAAGCTCATGCCGGAGGAGGTCGTCCGCGTGTGGCCAACCGATTCAGGAGCTGTCAGAGGCAATCACTTCTGCAAGAAATCTACAGATGCTAAATCTGAGTCGAAACAAGTTCTCACAAGAAGCTATTGACTCGCTATATGCGGCTTGGTCATCACCACCAAGATGCAATGATGGAAAGAGCCGTAAGCACGTTAACGCGGATATAGTACATTTCTCCGTCAATGGAAAGAAGTGTTGTGGTATGAGACCCTGCTGCACAAGAGATTGA